In one window of Solanum pennellii chromosome 2, SPENNV200 DNA:
- the LOC114076052 gene encoding GDSL esterase/lipase At1g29670-like, protein MACYGKIFATIFVVLNLKTFVEGAPQVPCYFIFGDSLLDNGNNNDLNTTAKANYPPYGVDFQGGRPTGRFTNGRNTADFLAEYLGFDHYIPPFASVKDSEILEGVNYASGSAGIRNDSGSHLGDRIYLGRQLENHQTTISRIANLVGNTTSAKKHLNKCLFIVGIGSNDYINNYLMPEIYPSSHLYTPTQYATALMDQYSQHLRTLYEDGARKVALFGLGQIGCIPAELQKHDTRRCVSSTNNAIQQFNSKLKSLVDDLNTNFPDAKFTYINMYSISSIIDPLSVFTRPCCNVLETMPEGQCVPGETPCFLRGIYLFYDNFHPTEIANRIATSRAYNALLPSDAYPMDIHHLIRTNNVVYDE, encoded by the exons ATGGCTTGTTATGGCAAGATATTTGCCACAATATTTGTAGTTTTGAACTTAAAAACATTTGTTGAAGGTGCACCACAAGTACCATGTTACTTCATATTTGGAGATTCGTTGCTTGATAATGGAAACAACAATGACCTTAACACAACGGCAAAGGCTAATTACCCACCTTATGGGGTGGACTTCCAGGGTGGTCGTCCGACCGGCCGTTTCACCAACGGCCGTAACACGGCTGACTTCCTAG CGGAATACTTGGGATTTGATCACTACATTCCCCCTTTTGCAAGTGTAAAAGATAGTGAGATCTTGGAAGGTGTAAATTATGCATCTGGTTCAGCTGGAATTCGCAATGACAGTGGAAGTCATCTT ggTGATCGGATTTACTTGGGCAGACAATTGGAGAATCATCAAACAACAATTTCGCGTATAGCTAATCTAGTGGGGAATACAACTTCAGCTAAAAAGCACTTGAATAAATGCTTATTCATAGTTGGAATAGGCAGCAATGACTACATCAACAATTACTTGATGCCTGAAATATATCCCTCAAGTCATTTATACACACCAACCCAATATGCAACTGCCTTGATGGATCAATATTCACAACATTTGAGG ACTTTATATGAAGATGGAGCAAGGAAAGTTGCCTTATTTGGACTAGGCCAAATAGGCTGCATTCCAGCAGAGTTACAAAAACACGACACACGTAGATGTGTGAGCTCAACAAATAACGCGATTCAACAATTTAACAGCAAGCTAAAGTCTCTTGTAGATGATCTCAATACTAATTTTCCAGACGCGAAGTTCACCTATATAAACATGTACAGCATTTCATCAATCATCG ATCCACTTAGCGTGTTTACTCGTCCATGCTGTAACGTTTTGGAAACGATGCCTGAAGGACAATGTGTTCCTGGAGAAACTCCATGCTTTCTTAGAGGGATTTATCTTTTCTATGATAATTTTCATCCAACAGAGATCGCCAATAGAATCGCGACTAGCAGAGCTTATAATGCTCTTCTACCGTCTGATGCTTATCCTATGGATATTCATCACTTGATCAGGACGAACAATGTTGTGTATGATGAGTAA